Proteins found in one Candidatus Tanganyikabacteria bacterium genomic segment:
- a CDS encoding acetyl-CoA carboxylase biotin carboxyl carrier protein subunit, whose translation MPSVKAHMAGTILEVPVNVGDKVEEGQDVACLESMKMQMFIQAEQGGTVAEIKVGPGDFVNEGDVILELS comes from the coding sequence ATGCCATCCGTGAAGGCGCACATGGCCGGTACCATCCTGGAAGTCCCCGTCAACGTGGGTGACAAGGTCGAAGAGGGGCAGGACGTGGCCTGTCTCGAGTCGATGAAGATGCAGATGTTCATCCAGGCCGAGCAAGGCGGCACCGTCGCCGAGATCAAGGTGGGGCCGGGCGACTTCGTCAACGAGGGCGATGTCATCTTGGAACTCTCGTAG
- a CDS encoding hydroxymethylglutaryl-CoA lyase: MARSLPGAVRIVEVGPRDGLQNEAKGVATADKIRLIERLAAAGLPHVEMTSFVNPKWIPPLADAFEVATGVRKKPGVVYSALVPNLKGYERAREAGIDTCVLFLSASETHSRKNINKSVAEALEAYREVAAAALADGKALRAYISTVFGCPYEGEVPVAATIDIARALLDMGVAEVSLGDTTGLGTPGQVEAYLSSIFAALPRERFACHFHDTRGTALVNALVALEQGVTTLDASVGGLGGCPYAPGATGNLATDDLLYMLDALGIETGVDREGVLEITRWICRDVLGIDIPSRYAKAELAARGRDAAKESAASA, from the coding sequence GTGGCCAGGAGCTTGCCCGGGGCGGTCCGGATCGTCGAGGTCGGGCCGCGCGACGGGCTCCAGAACGAGGCGAAGGGCGTCGCGACGGCCGACAAGATCCGGCTGATCGAGCGCCTGGCCGCTGCCGGCCTGCCGCACGTCGAGATGACCTCGTTCGTCAACCCGAAGTGGATACCGCCCCTGGCCGACGCTTTCGAGGTGGCCACCGGCGTGCGCAAGAAGCCAGGCGTCGTCTACTCCGCGCTGGTGCCCAACCTCAAGGGCTACGAGCGCGCTCGCGAGGCCGGGATCGACACCTGCGTGCTGTTCCTCTCGGCTTCCGAGACGCATAGCCGCAAGAACATCAACAAGTCGGTGGCCGAGGCGCTGGAGGCCTATCGCGAGGTGGCGGCCGCCGCCCTGGCAGACGGCAAGGCGCTGCGCGCCTACATCTCGACCGTCTTCGGCTGCCCGTACGAGGGCGAGGTGCCGGTCGCGGCCACCATCGATATCGCCCGCGCCCTGCTCGACATGGGCGTGGCCGAGGTCTCGCTCGGAGACACGACGGGCCTCGGGACGCCCGGCCAGGTCGAGGCCTACCTGTCGTCCATCTTCGCCGCATTGCCCCGGGAGCGCTTCGCCTGCCATTTCCACGACACGCGCGGGACGGCCCTGGTCAACGCCCTGGTAGCGCTCGAACAAGGCGTGACCACGCTCGACGCCTCGGTCGGCGGCCTTGGCGGCTGCCCGTATGCGCCGGGCGCCACCGGCAACCTGGCGACCGACGATCTGCTGTACATGCTCGATGCCCTGGGGATCGAGACCGGCGTGGATCGCGAAGGGGTCCTGGAGATCACGCGGTGGATCTGCCGCGACGTGCTCGGGATCGACATTCCGAGCCGCTACGCGAAGGCCGAACTGGCCGCCCGGGGTCGGGATGCTGCCAAGGAGTCAGCGGCAAGTGCCTGA